From the genome of Marixanthomonas ophiurae, one region includes:
- a CDS encoding alpha/beta fold hydrolase — translation MTLLLISIVFILPVVAIASYQHYKIGKQPAYDAKETLLNYEIIGSGENKLVLLHGLTGSLHYWKRNLESITTTHKLLLVDLLGFGDSPKPQSDYSLSIQLQALELILNKEGFNDGNIIIAGHSMGAMISLAILEKQPTWFKAGIFISIPVYKNADEFKEIMSSHSFVDRISTSKFSKYICMIHPIFMSRAFKPDNLTDDVYEDAKKHHWMSYYYSLTEVILKTDLYAITKKIKDKDVLFIHGEKDTTAPLENALKLSREFKNAQIITSSEGDHQFFLKEAEFVWDTIQDFTISEKKLKKTIPNEHE, via the coding sequence TGTTGTGGCTATTGCCAGCTATCAGCATTATAAGATTGGTAAGCAACCAGCTTATGATGCCAAAGAAACACTGTTGAATTATGAAATAATAGGCTCTGGAGAAAACAAACTTGTTTTGTTACACGGTTTAACAGGCTCATTGCATTATTGGAAACGCAATTTAGAAAGTATTACAACTACGCATAAGCTACTTTTAGTCGACCTGCTAGGTTTTGGTGATTCGCCAAAACCACAAAGTGATTATTCCCTTTCAATACAATTGCAGGCCCTTGAATTGATTCTTAACAAAGAAGGATTCAATGATGGAAATATCATTATTGCAGGACATTCTATGGGAGCTATGATTTCATTAGCAATATTGGAAAAGCAACCAACTTGGTTCAAGGCAGGAATTTTTATAAGCATACCTGTTTACAAGAACGCTGATGAGTTTAAAGAAATTATGTCTTCTCATTCCTTTGTAGATAGGATTTCAACAAGCAAATTCTCAAAATATATTTGTATGATTCATCCCATATTTATGTCACGTGCATTCAAGCCTGATAACCTCACGGATGATGTCTATGAAGATGCAAAAAAGCATCATTGGATGAGTTATTATTATTCTCTCACAGAAGTCATCCTAAAAACAGATTTATATGCGATTACAAAGAAAATTAAGGATAAAGATGTGCTCTTTATTCACGGAGAAAAAGACACTACTGCACCTTTAGAAAATGCCTTAAAATTATCGAGGGAATTTAAAAACGCACAAATAATTACTTCATCTGAAGGAGACCATCAGTTCTTTCTGAAAGAAGCAGAATTTGTTTGGGACACAATTCAAGATTTTACTATTTCTGAAAAAAAGTTAAAAAAAACCATACCCAATGAGCACGAATAA
- a CDS encoding ATP-dependent 6-phosphofructokinase, with amino-acid sequence MSTNKIKHIGVFTSGGDSPGMNAALYAIAKSAEAKGIKISGFRKGYEGLIDGDLIPLKSHELKKITQIGGTILKTARSKRFLELEGRKKALQTLKANNIDALIAIGGDGTFKGLLAFSEICDIPFIGIPGTIDNDIFGTDYTLGFDSAVNTAIENIDKIKDTAESHNRVFIVEVMGRDSGYIAIHSGLMVGADSILIPESGKDFIYLLDKVKNYDSEDAFLVVVSEGDELGAELVSSKIKEVNPNVDLRITKLGHVQRGGNPSALDRMLGIRLGVAAVKTLLQGKKNVMVGVLNNQLHLTPFEVVVKQHQVDNELYELLELFGK; translated from the coding sequence ATGAGCACGAATAAAATTAAACATATAGGCGTATTCACATCTGGAGGCGATAGCCCTGGGATGAATGCTGCACTATACGCCATTGCCAAATCCGCTGAAGCAAAAGGCATAAAAATAAGTGGTTTTCGAAAAGGGTATGAAGGGTTGATAGATGGTGATTTGATACCATTAAAATCTCACGAACTAAAAAAAATAACCCAAATAGGTGGCACTATTCTAAAAACAGCACGAAGCAAACGATTTCTGGAATTAGAGGGTCGTAAAAAAGCATTGCAAACTTTAAAAGCAAATAACATAGATGCTTTAATTGCTATTGGTGGTGATGGTACTTTTAAAGGGCTATTAGCTTTTTCAGAAATATGCGACATTCCGTTTATAGGCATTCCTGGCACTATAGACAACGATATTTTTGGTACTGATTACACCCTTGGTTTTGATTCGGCTGTAAACACTGCCATTGAAAATATTGATAAAATAAAAGATACTGCCGAATCTCACAACCGTGTATTTATTGTTGAAGTAATGGGAAGGGATTCAGGCTACATTGCTATTCATTCCGGGTTAATGGTAGGTGCCGATTCCATCCTTATTCCCGAGAGTGGAAAGGACTTTATTTATCTATTGGACAAGGTTAAGAATTACGATAGCGAAGATGCTTTCCTTGTCGTGGTTTCAGAAGGCGATGAATTAGGTGCCGAGCTTGTTTCATCAAAAATAAAGGAAGTCAATCCCAATGTCGATTTACGGATTACGAAGCTTGGGCACGTCCAGCGAGGTGGAAATCCGTCAGCTTTAGATAGAATGTTAGGCATTAGACTTGGAGTGGCGGCTGTGAAAACACTTTTACAAGGTAAAAAAAATGTAATGGTAGGAGTCTTAAATAATCAATTGCATCTAACCCCTTTTGAAGTGGTGGTCAAGCAACATCAAGTAGATAATGAATTGTATGAACTTTTAGAATTATTTGGAAAGTAA
- a CDS encoding MgtC/SapB family protein: MIEAFKNINPFILGLLISLGIGLILGLEREYDKLKEEQGFAGIRTFPIVAIIGFILGNLSTTYTPWLVIIIAAAFLLFLSLSHLSIVQKHIMTGITTNMALFATLILGVMVANHLHKEAVATAVVVVTLLSLKTTFNTFIKNITSEELFAFIKFSIIALLILPFLPNQDYGPEGLLNPFEIGAIIVIVSFLNFIGYFLVKYVGSKRGILLTAILGGLISSTAVAWIYASRSKESPELSKEYAAGIIIASAIMFPRLAILAYIFNSAILLNLVIPFTILTLICLISALLFIKKNTDVTKTAINLGNPLNIWNALGFGGIYVVILFAVFYGNQFFGESGLYYSALIAGLADTDAITISMAKFGSLEEKLTLATNVIITATISNMIVKLGITYFKGSKKTGKLVMLIFGTVVIVGLVYILIQLGN; the protein is encoded by the coding sequence ATGATAGAAGCCTTTAAAAATATCAACCCTTTCATCCTTGGATTGCTCATCAGTCTGGGCATTGGCCTTATTCTTGGGCTGGAACGTGAATATGATAAATTGAAGGAAGAACAAGGCTTTGCAGGTATAAGAACCTTCCCAATTGTTGCCATTATTGGTTTTATATTGGGAAATCTTTCCACAACCTATACACCTTGGTTGGTCATTATCATTGCGGCAGCATTTCTTTTGTTTCTGTCTTTGAGTCATCTTTCCATAGTACAAAAGCATATTATGACTGGTATTACCACCAATATGGCCTTGTTCGCTACGCTAATTTTGGGTGTTATGGTTGCCAATCATTTGCATAAGGAAGCAGTTGCGACCGCAGTAGTCGTGGTTACGCTGTTATCATTGAAAACGACCTTTAATACATTCATTAAGAATATTACTTCTGAAGAGCTCTTTGCTTTTATTAAGTTTTCAATTATTGCGCTTCTTATTTTGCCTTTCTTACCAAATCAAGATTATGGTCCAGAGGGATTACTTAACCCTTTTGAAATTGGAGCGATAATAGTGATAGTGTCATTTCTGAATTTCATTGGTTACTTTCTTGTAAAATATGTAGGTTCTAAACGTGGTATTCTGCTCACTGCTATTTTAGGCGGATTGATTTCAAGTACCGCAGTAGCTTGGATATATGCTTCGCGAAGTAAGGAATCGCCAGAACTTTCAAAAGAATATGCTGCGGGTATCATTATAGCTTCCGCAATTATGTTTCCCAGACTTGCGATTCTGGCCTATATTTTCAATAGTGCCATACTTTTAAATTTAGTCATTCCATTTACTATTCTTACCCTTATCTGCTTGATAAGCGCACTCTTATTCATCAAAAAGAATACAGATGTCACAAAAACAGCTATCAATCTGGGTAATCCGCTCAATATTTGGAACGCCCTTGGGTTTGGTGGTATTTATGTGGTCATCCTGTTTGCAGTTTTTTATGGAAATCAATTTTTTGGCGAAAGCGGTTTATACTATTCAGCCCTAATTGCAGGATTGGCAGATACGGATGCAATAACTATTAGTATGGCAAAATTTGGGTCATTGGAAGAAAAACTCACGCTGGCCACCAATGTCATTATAACAGCAACCATAAGCAATATGATTGTAAAACTTGGTATTACCTATTTCAAAGGTTCTAAAAAGACCGGGAAACTCGTGATGCTAATTTTTGGAACTGTTGTCATCGTAGGGTTAGTATATATTTTAATACAGTTAGGAAATTAA